From the genome of Sulfurovum sp. NBC37-1, one region includes:
- a CDS encoding NUDIX domain-containing protein, whose amino-acid sequence MSIKTPFVAVDGIVMIYDNSEMFRGIVLIERKNPPLGLALPGGFVNVGESCESAVVREMKEEISLDVQIIRLLGVYSDPKRDPRFHTVSAVYICKAHGEPKAADDAKKCFVYPLDEIPMEELVFDHAKIIEDFKKYSKGTD is encoded by the coding sequence TTGAGCATCAAAACACCGTTCGTTGCGGTTGACGGTATTGTGATGATCTATGACAATTCTGAAATGTTTAGAGGCATCGTCCTGATAGAACGCAAGAACCCTCCGCTTGGCCTGGCTTTGCCGGGAGGTTTTGTCAATGTAGGTGAGAGTTGTGAGAGTGCCGTTGTCCGGGAGATGAAAGAAGAGATATCACTGGATGTACAGATCATCAGACTGCTTGGTGTCTACTCTGATCCCAAAAGAGATCCGAGGTTCCATACGGTGTCGGCGGTCTATATCTGCAAAGCACACGGAGAACCCAAAGCAGCCGATGACGCAAAAAAATGTTTCGTCTATCCTCTCGATGAGATACCGATGGAAGAGCTTGTGTTCGATCATGCCAAGATCATTGAAGATTTTAAAAAGTACAGTAAAGGTACAGACTAA
- a CDS encoding geranylgeranyl reductase family protein translates to MIRTDILIIGGGPAGSTLARYLAEAGKETILVQRNFNFRKPCGGGIRLDAFDEFDIDRELIRKEVNSIALVFGTKRVEVDISQMPLGIVDRVEFDTYLRNRAEDTGATLLEASFVDVEVCDGYIIVTIEQDGVYKKIHAGYLVGADGVNSKVRKCINGDRVPSAMTRYADLAHTAYKTCEFHFGSKVAGSYYAWAFPHTNGSNIGTLAGDDETHIQHFMKQLDVKEKVKLLGYRIPQFENPVFYKDRVFFVGDSASQVLPFTYEGIYYAMASAHLLSAVLTEQADPSEYEKRWNDTYLQKFTTLQRLQKLFLKNDLTIAMMMHLYRNKAVQQRMVDFWLGHREVKLNRTFFYKVMKKLLTI, encoded by the coding sequence ATGATACGAACAGACATTCTGATAATCGGAGGCGGCCCGGCGGGGTCTACACTGGCCAGATACCTTGCTGAAGCCGGAAAAGAAACCATATTGGTACAGCGAAATTTTAATTTCAGGAAACCCTGCGGTGGAGGGATTCGTCTGGATGCTTTTGATGAATTTGATATCGATAGAGAACTGATCAGAAAAGAGGTAAACAGTATTGCCTTGGTCTTCGGAACAAAGCGTGTGGAGGTAGACATTTCTCAGATGCCCTTAGGCATTGTGGACCGTGTTGAGTTCGATACCTATTTGCGCAATAGAGCTGAAGATACCGGAGCGACACTTCTGGAAGCCTCTTTTGTGGATGTTGAAGTATGTGATGGGTACATTATAGTGACCATAGAGCAGGATGGTGTCTACAAAAAGATACATGCAGGCTATCTTGTAGGTGCCGATGGCGTCAACTCGAAAGTCAGAAAATGCATCAACGGGGACAGGGTCCCTTCCGCGATGACACGCTATGCGGACTTGGCCCACACTGCATATAAAACGTGTGAATTTCATTTTGGTTCCAAAGTTGCAGGAAGTTATTATGCCTGGGCTTTCCCGCATACCAATGGATCAAATATAGGAACCCTGGCAGGTGATGACGAAACACATATTCAACACTTCATGAAGCAATTGGATGTAAAAGAAAAGGTCAAACTCCTTGGTTACAGGATCCCGCAATTTGAGAATCCGGTCTTTTATAAAGACCGTGTCTTTTTTGTGGGAGACAGCGCTTCACAGGTATTGCCGTTCACCTACGAAGGGATCTACTATGCGATGGCTTCTGCGCACCTGCTCTCAGCAGTACTCACCGAACAGGCAGACCCTTCCGAATATGAGAAGAGATGGAACGACACATACCTTCAAAAATTCACCACCCTTCAGAGACTGCAGAAGCTGTTTTTAAAAAACGATCTGACCATTGCAATGATGATGCATCTATACCGGAACAAAGCAGTGCAGCAGAGAATGGTGGATTTCTGGTTGGGACACAGAGAGGTCAAACTCAATAGGACATTTTTCTACAAAGTCATGAAAAAGCTTCTAACGATATGA
- a CDS encoding MBL fold metallo-hydrolase, with product MKLTFLGTSAGKPTTERNVSALGLEFEQDNKWYLFDCGEATQHQIMRSSLRVGRLDTIFITHLHGDHYYGLLGLLSSKKLDKAFNPLTIYGPKGIKKFIGCAFADISFEHLGYHLKIIEYEVGETFVFDRFTLKVLPLVHSVESVAFYIKENDTSNKLNEEKLRAEGLEPSPLYGELKRGRSIVFHGKKLKSKAFMLEPVLGRSLIIAGDNSQPAVLGNYLNDLDLLVHECTYTQEVYDHLPEKVLHTTAKDLGEAAEEKHVKNLIATHINPRYSKNSKLGVEVVYDEIREYYKGRLFIANDFDVYALGKDRVVRKG from the coding sequence ATGAAACTGACCTTTCTGGGAACCAGTGCCGGCAAACCTACCACAGAGAGGAATGTTTCCGCGCTTGGCTTGGAATTCGAACAGGACAACAAGTGGTATCTCTTTGACTGCGGCGAGGCGACGCAGCACCAGATCATGCGAAGCAGCCTGAGAGTTGGCAGACTCGACACCATTTTTATCACCCATCTTCACGGAGACCACTACTATGGTCTGTTGGGTCTGCTTTCCAGCAAAAAACTCGACAAAGCCTTCAACCCTTTGACCATCTATGGCCCCAAAGGGATAAAAAAGTTCATAGGGTGTGCCTTTGCCGATATTTCATTTGAACATCTCGGCTATCATCTGAAGATCATCGAATATGAAGTGGGTGAGACCTTCGTATTCGACAGGTTTACATTGAAAGTCCTGCCGCTTGTGCATTCTGTGGAGAGTGTTGCTTTTTACATCAAAGAGAACGATACAAGCAACAAACTCAATGAAGAGAAGTTAAGGGCGGAAGGTCTGGAACCATCTCCGCTTTACGGTGAACTGAAAAGGGGACGAAGCATCGTGTTTCATGGGAAGAAGCTAAAATCCAAAGCATTTATGCTTGAACCGGTACTGGGAAGATCACTGATCATCGCAGGCGACAACAGCCAGCCTGCTGTGCTGGGAAATTACCTGAATGATCTTGACCTGCTTGTGCATGAGTGTACCTATACTCAGGAAGTCTATGACCATCTGCCTGAGAAAGTACTGCATACCACTGCAAAAGATCTCGGGGAAGCAGCAGAGGAAAAACATGTCAAAAATCTCATAGCCACTCACATAAACCCGCGTTACAGCAAAAACAGCAAACTGGGTGTTGAAGTGGTCTATGATGAGATCAGAGAGTATTATAAGGGCAGGTTGTTCATCGCCAATGATTTTGATGTGTACGCACTGGGGAAGGACAGGGTGGTTCGAAAAGGGTAG
- a CDS encoding DUF2905 domain-containing protein, with the protein MADIWKSIIFIGVVIVLVGILLTFSDKLPFSLGKLPGDIVYKKENFSFYFPITTSIILSVILSLLFYFFGKFFR; encoded by the coding sequence ATGGCAGATATTTGGAAAAGTATTATTTTTATAGGTGTTGTGATCGTACTTGTAGGTATCCTGCTTACCTTCAGTGACAAACTTCCTTTCTCTTTGGGGAAACTGCCCGGAGATATCGTGTATAAAAAAGAGAACTTCTCATTTTATTTCCCTATCACTACTTCGATCATCCTCAGTGTGATCCTGTCACTTCTTTTTTACTTTTTCGGAAAATTCTTCAGGTAA
- a CDS encoding TraR/DksA family transcriptional regulator: MQKRNDLDLDRFENILKEREAQLEENIAQLKSELDIVGSDDGINDVEDLASLKNISSKDNTLLKRQEDELKETQHALTKIKNGTYGICEKTGKSIPVERLEANPIARYVVGAEDQD; encoded by the coding sequence ATGCAAAAAAGAAATGATCTTGACCTTGATAGATTTGAAAACATATTAAAAGAGAGAGAGGCGCAGCTTGAAGAGAACATAGCACAACTGAAATCAGAGCTGGATATTGTAGGCAGTGATGATGGGATAAATGATGTGGAAGATCTTGCATCTCTGAAAAATATTAGTTCTAAGGACAATACCCTTTTGAAGCGACAGGAGGATGAACTCAAAGAGACACAGCATGCACTTACAAAGATAAAGAACGGCACCTATGGCATATGTGAAAAGACAGGTAAATCCATACCGGTTGAAAGACTAGAAGCCAATCCTATTGCAAGATATGTAGTGGGAGCAGAGGATCAGGATTGA
- a CDS encoding DUF2238 domain-containing protein: MPRSHKIVYTIYIVIWTVLAINPKYREDWLLENVLVFIVFPTVIWLDKKYHFTLTSIIFLLIFAGLHSLGAHFTYAEMKYFDLITQFFGFERNNFDRVVHFLFGLLAFRAIFELVAPGITHVKKALFFTFTVVVTISAFYELLEWLAAIIFHPELGIAFLGTQGDVWDSHKDVTAAIFGALINLAFYRSYAKLLLQRNQGDK; the protein is encoded by the coding sequence ATGCCACGATCACATAAAATAGTCTATACCATTTATATCGTAATCTGGACAGTTTTGGCTATCAATCCCAAGTACCGTGAAGACTGGTTGCTTGAAAATGTTCTGGTATTCATCGTTTTTCCGACAGTTATCTGGCTGGATAAAAAATATCATTTTACTTTGACAAGCATTATTTTTCTTCTTATCTTTGCCGGCCTGCATTCTCTGGGCGCACATTTTACCTATGCAGAGATGAAATACTTCGACCTCATTACACAGTTCTTCGGATTTGAAAGAAATAATTTTGACCGGGTGGTACATTTTCTTTTCGGTCTTCTGGCTTTCAGGGCAATTTTTGAACTGGTCGCACCGGGTATCACCCATGTCAAGAAAGCACTTTTCTTTACTTTCACGGTAGTTGTAACTATCTCAGCATTCTATGAGTTACTCGAATGGCTCGCTGCGATCATCTTCCACCCCGAACTGGGTATAGCGTTTCTGGGAACCCAGGGAGATGTATGGGATTCACACAAGGATGTCACCGCTGCAATATTTGGTGCTTTGATCAACCTGGCTTTTTACAGGAGCTATGCAAAACTGTTGCTACAAAGAAATCAAGGGGACAAATAG
- a CDS encoding alpha/beta hydrolase family protein, translated as MWYLTTIILIFTAILLLLLAMIHLGFRVPRNPEKTDPGSVGLVFQTVSIPTLSQKRLFGWLLPVPGATTTMVILHGWGGNAEQMLPMALPFHQAGMNVLLVDARNHGRSDRDSFSSLPRFAEDLEKAIEWLKLKYPEYSRKIALLGHSVGGGAVLFAASRRSDIDAVISISAFAHPEWMMQRFLKRQHIPAFLVTFIIRYVEWVIGYRYEEIAPVNTVCRIKCPVLLVHGKVDRTVPVEDALIIKRECQQSNIRLLTVENAGHESVEKIKTHKKELVAFLRDSGFPLHSL; from the coding sequence ATGTGGTATCTCACTACTATCATCCTGATCTTTACAGCAATCCTACTACTGTTGCTGGCCATGATACATCTCGGTTTCCGGGTACCCAGGAATCCTGAGAAGACGGATCCGGGCAGCGTGGGATTGGTGTTTCAGACCGTATCCATCCCTACTCTTTCACAAAAGCGGCTGTTTGGCTGGCTGCTTCCGGTTCCCGGTGCCACCACTACTATGGTGATCCTTCATGGCTGGGGCGGTAATGCAGAGCAGATGCTGCCTATGGCACTTCCTTTTCATCAGGCCGGAATGAATGTGCTGCTGGTAGATGCACGTAATCACGGCCGCAGTGATCGAGACAGTTTTTCATCCCTTCCCCGATTCGCCGAGGATTTGGAAAAGGCAATTGAATGGCTTAAGCTCAAGTATCCTGAATATTCCCGTAAAATAGCGCTGTTGGGACACTCAGTTGGTGGTGGAGCAGTACTGTTCGCAGCTTCCAGACGAAGTGACATTGATGCCGTGATCAGTATCTCTGCCTTTGCACATCCCGAATGGATGATGCAGCGCTTTCTGAAGCGACAGCATATCCCCGCCTTCTTGGTCACCTTCATCATCCGTTATGTCGAGTGGGTGATCGGATATCGCTACGAGGAGATAGCCCCTGTCAATACTGTATGCCGCATCAAATGCCCGGTCCTGCTGGTCCATGGAAAAGTAGACCGGACGGTACCAGTGGAAGATGCATTGATTATCAAGAGGGAATGCCAGCAATCAAATATCAGGCTCTTGACAGTAGAGAATGCAGGTCATGAATCGGTGGAGAAGATCAAAACACACAAAAAGGAACTGGTAGCGTTTCTACGAGACTCTGGATTTCCTTTGCACTCTCTATAA
- a CDS encoding tyrosine-type recombinase/integrase, protein MASIYSRKGILQVKYKTDEGWKQKSTGLKDTPKNRKTIIRELLPALEEHLAQKAQKEEKEPIEKYARLYLLKKENLKTYWEIHRRVEKIVEFFNKRDIREIKVSELRAWLSSFDVATKTLKSYVVDCKGIFQVALEEEILSKNPFVHIKVVKNGKESEEVIPFTSQEVQTILEHAPRPLKNFLAIGFYTGMRSGEILGLQLSDIYDKRITVKRSISRGVISTPKTVKSIREVPLFDVLRPYLNEQVQTARKLKSVYLFSNEGRHLYSVDTIRGKKPYGVWAKLLSDLEIPYRKIYNTRHTFITAMLKSGELSVLEIAQIVGHTNSKMILENYARFIKGEHLKIRSSFNPFFDGDMRGDTRGDIRKV, encoded by the coding sequence ATGGCAAGCATCTATTCACGCAAAGGAATTTTGCAGGTCAAATACAAAACCGATGAAGGCTGGAAACAAAAGAGCACAGGGCTGAAAGATACACCAAAGAACAGGAAGACGATCATTAGAGAACTGCTTCCTGCACTTGAAGAACATCTGGCACAAAAAGCTCAAAAAGAAGAAAAAGAGCCTATCGAGAAATATGCGCGGCTATATCTGCTGAAAAAAGAAAATCTCAAAACCTATTGGGAGATTCACCGCAGGGTAGAGAAGATAGTCGAGTTCTTTAACAAACGTGACATAAGAGAGATCAAGGTATCAGAACTTAGAGCCTGGCTTAGCAGCTTTGATGTTGCAACCAAAACACTGAAAAGTTATGTGGTCGATTGCAAGGGTATCTTCCAGGTCGCCCTGGAAGAAGAGATACTTTCCAAAAATCCATTTGTCCATATAAAAGTTGTCAAAAACGGTAAAGAGAGTGAAGAGGTCATACCTTTTACCTCACAAGAAGTGCAAACCATCTTGGAACATGCACCCAGACCATTGAAGAACTTTCTGGCAATCGGGTTTTATACGGGTATGAGATCAGGAGAAATTCTTGGATTGCAGCTTTCGGATATTTACGATAAAAGGATCACTGTCAAGCGCAGCATATCCAGAGGAGTGATTTCCACACCCAAAACGGTTAAAAGCATACGTGAAGTACCGCTTTTTGATGTGCTTAGACCTTATTTGAATGAACAGGTACAAACTGCAAGGAAGCTAAAGAGTGTCTACCTTTTTTCCAATGAAGGAAGGCATCTTTACAGTGTGGATACAATTCGGGGTAAAAAACCTTACGGAGTGTGGGCAAAACTTTTGTCTGATCTGGAGATACCATATAGGAAAATCTACAATACCAGACATACGTTCATTACAGCGATGTTAAAATCAGGTGAATTGAGTGTATTGGAAATTGCACAGATAGTAGGGCATACCAACTCTAAAATGATACTTGAAAATTATGCACGATTTATCAAAGGTGAACATTTGAAAATAAGGAGTTCATTTAATCCATTTTTTGATGGTGACATGCGTGGTGACACTCGTGGTGACATCAGAAAAGTTTAA
- the amrS gene encoding AmmeMemoRadiSam system radical SAM enzyme has translation MSATAWLSKKLSSGKILCQACAQSCKLDEGEYGICGIRKVEDGELKLLVYGLASVVNIDPVEKKPMFNFLPGSRAFSFGTVGCNFSCKFCQNFDISQYPKEHNHQIFGKEYPPERIVELAIENECQSIAYTYNEPIVFFEYTYDTAKLAHEKGLKNIYVTSGFETHKALDLLAPYIDGMNIDIKGFTEEFYKEICGARLKPVLECVKYAHEKGIWIEITTLLIPGKNDSDEEIRNIAKFIAEVDPTMPWHLSAFYPMYKMLDVPPTPGSTLRRAYEIGKEEGLKYIYVGNIEDEEHESTYCPQCAERVIDRTGHIGQYVTNELDDNGICPHCGYALEGVWH, from the coding sequence ATGTCAGCAACAGCATGGTTAAGTAAAAAACTCAGCAGCGGAAAGATTCTGTGTCAGGCCTGCGCACAATCCTGTAAGCTTGATGAAGGCGAATACGGGATCTGCGGCATCAGAAAAGTCGAGGACGGCGAGCTCAAACTGTTGGTGTATGGACTTGCATCCGTGGTAAATATCGACCCTGTAGAGAAAAAACCCATGTTCAATTTTCTACCCGGAAGCAGAGCTTTCTCGTTTGGGACTGTAGGGTGTAATTTTTCGTGTAAATTTTGTCAGAACTTTGATATCTCCCAATATCCTAAGGAACACAACCACCAGATATTCGGCAAAGAGTACCCGCCGGAACGCATTGTTGAACTTGCAATAGAGAATGAATGCCAGTCCATCGCCTATACCTACAATGAGCCCATTGTCTTTTTTGAGTATACCTATGATACAGCAAAACTTGCGCATGAAAAAGGATTGAAAAACATCTATGTCACCAGCGGATTTGAAACACACAAGGCTTTGGACCTGCTGGCACCCTATATCGATGGTATGAACATTGACATCAAAGGATTTACCGAAGAGTTCTACAAGGAGATCTGCGGCGCAAGGCTCAAACCGGTACTCGAATGTGTCAAATATGCCCATGAAAAAGGTATATGGATCGAGATCACGACACTGTTGATCCCCGGCAAGAACGATTCTGACGAGGAGATAAGAAATATTGCCAAATTCATTGCAGAAGTCGATCCGACCATGCCATGGCATCTCTCCGCATTCTACCCCATGTACAAAATGCTCGACGTACCGCCTACACCGGGATCAACACTGCGCAGAGCCTACGAAATAGGCAAAGAAGAAGGGCTGAAGTACATTTATGTAGGCAATATCGAGGATGAAGAGCATGAATCGACCTACTGTCCTCAATGTGCTGAGAGAGTAATAGACAGAACAGGACATATAGGACAGTATGTTACCAATGAACTTGACGATAACGGGATCTGTCCGCATTGTGGATACGCCCTTGAAGGAGTTTGGCACTAA
- a CDS encoding O-acetyl-ADP-ribose deacetylase: MHNNIIIKTGDITKENVCAIVNAANSSLMGGGGVDGAIHRAGGPAILEACKEIRRTQYPDGLPTGEAVATTAGNLPARYVIHTVGPVYRSCGDRCPSLLASCYENSLKTALGLGCNDIAFPAISTGIYGYPKAEAARIAYEAVKGFLDDKHDIKVSFIFHSQENKEIFEKAIQDERG; encoded by the coding sequence GTGCACAATAATATTATCATAAAAACGGGTGACATCACAAAGGAGAATGTCTGTGCCATTGTCAATGCGGCGAACAGTTCTCTTATGGGCGGCGGCGGTGTGGACGGTGCCATACATAGAGCAGGGGGCCCAGCCATCCTTGAAGCCTGTAAAGAGATACGCCGAACACAGTACCCTGATGGACTTCCAACGGGTGAGGCAGTTGCAACAACGGCTGGCAATTTGCCTGCCCGGTATGTGATCCATACAGTAGGACCTGTTTATCGCAGCTGTGGTGACAGGTGTCCATCACTTTTGGCCTCATGTTATGAGAACTCACTTAAAACTGCATTGGGGCTTGGATGCAATGATATTGCATTTCCGGCCATCTCTACGGGGATATACGGTTATCCCAAAGCTGAAGCAGCACGTATTGCCTATGAAGCTGTTAAAGGTTTTTTGGATGACAAACACGATATAAAAGTCTCTTTTATATTTCACAGCCAAGAAAATAAAGAGATATTTGAAAAAGCGATACAAGATGAGAGGGGATGA
- the metK gene encoding methionine adenosyltransferase, producing the protein MYLFTSESVSAGHPDKCADLIADTIVDSLLQRDPNAKVATEVFISGKHIIIGGEVKTSTAVDNVFYEECAQKALEKIGYPEGGFKRGETFFPDEAEIEVYVSKQSPDITMGVVKEGNEIGAGDQGMMFGYATCERDDYMPSAFAYAREIRDALYAYALEHPDTFGVDIKTEVVMDYGSKENFDSCRPEHIAKIIVAIPCISSVEPDEVEVRVKKIIKEEVQFEAGHFDADKTVFYINNTGRYVTHSPIADSGLTGRKVVCDTYGGYAPIGGGAQSSKDYSKVDRSALYAARWLAKHIVAAGLAKKALVQLSYVIAEPRPISVTVDTQHTALTDMKDEVLSQMIADKFVLSPKWIMHKFGLDKPSKEHFLYAEIAAKGQIGYPEYPWEKLDGLDWFRYVRDKMVEK; encoded by the coding sequence ATGTATCTTTTTACTTCAGAATCTGTTTCGGCAGGACATCCTGACAAGTGTGCCGATCTAATTGCCGATACGATCGTAGACAGTTTGTTGCAGCGTGATCCCAATGCCAAAGTAGCTACTGAAGTGTTCATCAGCGGAAAACATATTATCATTGGCGGAGAGGTAAAAACAAGCACTGCCGTAGATAATGTTTTTTATGAAGAGTGTGCCCAAAAAGCACTGGAAAAGATAGGATATCCTGAAGGCGGATTCAAAAGAGGGGAGACATTCTTTCCTGATGAGGCCGAGATAGAAGTCTATGTCAGCAAGCAGTCTCCCGACATTACCATGGGGGTGGTCAAAGAGGGTAATGAGATAGGTGCCGGAGATCAGGGAATGATGTTCGGCTATGCGACCTGCGAGCGTGATGACTACATGCCCTCGGCTTTTGCCTACGCTCGGGAGATCAGAGATGCTCTCTATGCCTATGCCCTTGAACATCCTGATACTTTCGGTGTGGATATCAAAACGGAAGTGGTGATGGATTATGGCAGCAAAGAGAATTTTGACAGTTGCAGGCCTGAACATATTGCAAAGATCATCGTGGCGATCCCCTGCATCAGTTCAGTAGAGCCGGATGAAGTAGAGGTGAGGGTCAAGAAGATCATCAAAGAAGAGGTACAGTTCGAAGCAGGGCATTTCGATGCAGATAAAACGGTATTCTACATCAATAACACTGGCAGATACGTCACCCATTCTCCCATCGCAGATTCGGGTCTTACGGGCAGAAAAGTAGTATGTGATACCTATGGCGGGTATGCTCCCATTGGGGGAGGGGCCCAAAGTTCCAAAGACTACAGCAAGGTTGACCGGTCGGCTCTCTATGCCGCCAGATGGCTGGCAAAACATATCGTGGCGGCAGGGCTCGCCAAAAAGGCTCTGGTACAGCTCTCCTATGTGATCGCAGAACCCAGACCCATTTCTGTTACCGTCGATACACAGCATACCGCTCTGACAGATATGAAAGATGAAGTACTTTCCCAAATGATCGCGGATAAGTTTGTACTAAGTCCCAAGTGGATCATGCACAAATTCGGGCTGGACAAGCCATCAAAGGAGCATTTCCTCTATGCTGAGATCGCTGCTAAAGGGCAGATAGGATACCCGGAGTATCCCTGGGAAAAACTGGATGGGCTGGATTGGTTCAGGTATGTGAGAGATAAAATGGTTGAGAAGTGA
- a CDS encoding CDP-alcohol phosphatidyltransferase family protein, protein MPMNIPNILSLFRIAAAPFLLLTGWFGLPAGFFILFGLMLLSDAVDGYVARKTDQTSELGAKLDSYGDMTVYLTTPLAAWWLWPDIIKEELPYIITVVGVYLLPAFFSFSKFGRIASYHTWSAKISAVLISIGIVLLFGFHDNRLFHLSICFVILEAIENIAITFLLPKPEINVHSLWHLLKERR, encoded by the coding sequence ATGCCTATGAATATCCCGAACATCCTGAGTCTTTTTCGTATTGCGGCAGCACCGTTCCTGTTGCTGACAGGATGGTTTGGACTGCCGGCAGGTTTTTTCATACTTTTTGGACTGATGTTACTTTCAGATGCTGTTGACGGATATGTAGCTCGAAAAACGGATCAGACAAGCGAACTCGGTGCAAAACTTGACAGCTATGGGGATATGACAGTTTATCTCACCACTCCGCTGGCTGCCTGGTGGCTTTGGCCGGATATCATTAAAGAGGAACTCCCCTATATCATTACAGTGGTCGGCGTCTATCTGCTGCCCGCTTTTTTCTCATTTTCAAAATTCGGGAGGATAGCCAGTTACCACACCTGGAGCGCGAAGATCTCGGCAGTACTGATAAGCATTGGTATCGTGCTTTTGTTCGGTTTCCATGACAACAGACTCTTTCATCTCTCGATCTGTTTTGTCATACTCGAAGCGATAGAGAATATCGCCATTACCTTCCTTCTCCCGAAGCCTGAGATCAACGTACATTCCCTCTGGCATCTTCTAAAGGAGCGGAGATGA
- a CDS encoding radical SAM protein, with product MKTEELEKLSFGPVPSRRLGRSLGINNIPAKVCSYGCVYCQLGRTLHNQIERTPFYAVEDLVASAKIRVEAVKEKNETIDYLAFVPDGEPTLDIHLDDEIVALHKFGIKIAVISNASLIWREDVRKDLCKADWVSLKVDAVTEHLWHKVNRANKSLKLDDIQKGMIDFKSEFRGFYATETMLVEGINDSKEELTKIAAFLQKIQPTKSYISIPTRPPAEEWVKAPGEEVLTMAYQIFTDHGIDTELIIGYEGDDFAFTGDAKSDLLSITSVHPMRKEAVEAFLKKANSSWGVVTDLIDEGKLLELEYDNHLYYARKLSRKR from the coding sequence ATGAAAACAGAAGAATTGGAAAAATTAAGTTTTGGGCCTGTTCCCTCAAGAAGACTGGGAAGAAGTTTGGGAATTAACAATATTCCCGCAAAAGTATGTTCTTATGGCTGTGTCTATTGTCAGTTAGGCAGAACACTTCACAATCAAATTGAAAGAACACCTTTTTACGCAGTAGAGGATCTGGTCGCATCGGCCAAAATACGTGTAGAAGCGGTAAAAGAGAAAAATGAGACGATCGATTATCTCGCCTTTGTCCCCGATGGTGAGCCAACACTCGATATCCATCTGGACGATGAGATCGTAGCACTTCATAAATTTGGTATAAAAATCGCTGTTATCTCCAATGCTTCATTGATCTGGCGGGAAGATGTACGCAAGGATCTGTGCAAAGCGGACTGGGTTTCATTAAAAGTGGATGCTGTTACTGAACATCTATGGCATAAAGTCAATAGAGCCAATAAAAGCCTGAAACTTGACGATATACAAAAGGGAATGATCGATTTCAAGTCTGAATTCCGAGGTTTTTATGCTACCGAGACAATGCTTGTAGAGGGGATAAACGATTCCAAAGAAGAGCTGACCAAAATAGCAGCTTTTTTACAAAAAATACAACCGACGAAAAGCTACATCTCCATTCCGACCAGACCACCGGCAGAAGAGTGGGTCAAAGCACCTGGGGAAGAGGTATTAACAATGGCGTATCAGATATTTACCGACCATGGTATCGATACAGAGTTGATCATCGGATACGAAGGTGATGATTTTGCGTTTACCGGTGATGCAAAATCAGACCTTTTGAGTATTACATCGGTACATCCGATGCGAAAAGAGGCTGTAGAGGCATTTTTGAAGAAAGCAAATAGTAGCTGGGGTGTCGTCACTGACCTGATCGATGAAGGAAAACTACTTGAACTGGAATATGACAATCATCTCTATTATGCGAGAAAGTTGTCCCGTAAAAGGTGA